The following nucleotide sequence is from Halorussus caseinilyticus.
CCGGCGCGATGCAGTTGACCCGCACGCCGTCTCCGGCCCACTCGAACGCGAGCGTCGAAGTGAGGTTGACCACCGCGGCCTTCGCCGCGCCGTAGTGACTCATGTAGGGCGCACCCTGCTGGCCCGCGACGCTGGCGACGTTGATTACGCTCCCGCCGCCGTCCTTCAGGTGTTGTTCGGCGGCCTGCGTGCAGTTGTAGGTCCCGCCGAGGTTGATGTCCAGAATCTTCTGCCACCCGTTCGGGCTGATGTCCTCGAAGTTGGCCATGAAGCTCGCTCCGGCGTTGTTGACCAACACGTCGAGACTCCCGAACTTCTCGACGGTGGCCTCCACGAGCGCCTCGACCGCCTCGCGGTCGGTCACGTCGCACTCCACGGCGAGGGCGTCGCCGCCCCGTTCTTCGGTCTGCTCGCGGATGGTCTCGGCCACGGGGTCCACGTTCTCCTGCTCGCGCGAGCAGACCACCACGTTCGCGCCGTCGGCGGCGAACTCCTCGGCGATTGCCCGCCCGATGCCGGAACTCGCGCCCGTGACGACGGCGGTTCGCCCGCCGACCGAGAAGCGGTCGGTGTGGTCGGTCATCGGGACTCCTCCCGTCGCGTGACAGTGCGTGTCATCGTACTCGGGTACAGTCCGGTTCCTGATAAGGGTGGTCTGAACTGCGACCACGCCGTGACGAGTTGTGTCGAACACACGGACCCGTGCCGAGAGGGAGAACGCGACCGAAACGCGCGTAGAACGCGCTCTTTTTCACCACCGAACTCCAAGCTATCGACCAAATGGCCAAAGTCAGCATCGGACTCCGCGGCTGGCGGTTCGACGAGGACGAGGTGTTCACCGAGGAGGGGGATTTCCGGCCGATGGACGAGATTCCCGACGACCCGCGCAAGCGACTCATCCGCTTGCAGGCGCTGGTCAACGCGCCGTGTGACGCCTGCTGGTTGATTCACGGCGACGAGGAGATTCACGAGTGCAACGTCGCCGAAGTCGTCTACGGCGAACCCCTCAGCGAAGTCGTTCTCTGTACCGACCACGAACCCGACTTCCTGTACTGGTTCACCGAAGCGGGCGGCGACCGGTTCAAGGGCGAAGACGTGCTTCAGGACGAGTTTCACGAGTGGTTCGCCGACGGCGGCCGCGCGCCCGACGGCTACGGCGGCGTCGAACACGTCGATACCGACCCCGAGGACGTGCCGGAACCGCCCGAACCCGACCAAGACGAGTTGAACGTCGAGGTTCCCGAAGACGAACGGAAGCGCATCGACCTCCGGGAAGTCGAGACCGACGAAGGGTCCGACGAGCGCGAAGGCGAGGAAGTCGAGGACTCGGACCTCGACGACCTCGACTTGGGACAGGACTACCCGTCGTCATGAATCCGCCCGCCGTCGCCGTCGTGGAACCGAAGACGCCGGGAAACGTCGGCACCATCGCGCGGGCGATGAAGAACTTCGGCATGCACGACCTCAAACTCGTGAACCCGCCGGAGTTCGGCCGGGACAGCGAGGCCTACGGCTTCGCTGGACAGGCCCGCGAGGACATCCTGCCGAACTACGACGACGTGAGCTTCGACCACCTCGTGGAGAACTACCACACCGTCGGCCTGACCGCGACGACCAACGAGGACGCCCGCAAGCACCGCCGATTCCCGTTCACGACCGCCGACGAGTTGGCCGACGACCTTCGGGACGTGGAGGCCGACACCTGCCTCGTCTTCGGCCGGGAGGACAACGGCCTGACCAACGACGAGATGGCCCGCGTGGACCAAGTGTGTTCGATTCCCGCCAGCGCCGACTACTCGTCGCTGAACCTCGGACAGGCCGCGACCGTCACCCTCTACGAACTCCGCGAGTTGACCCTCGAAGAGACCCAACTGCCCGACGTGGAGCGCGAACGCGCCGACGAAGCCGAAATAGAGGGGTTCTACGACCACTTCGGCGAGTTCTTGGACGCCATCGACCACCCCGAAGAGAAGCGCGCGAAGACCCTCCGACTCGCCCGCCGACTCCTCGGGCGCGCGCATCCGACCGGCCGGGAGGTACGGACGCTCAGGGGCGTCCTCCGGCGGGCCATCTACCACGCCGACGACGAGCGTTAGAACTCGAAAGGCGAAGTTTCGCCCGAACGGTTTTCCCTGTCGCCCGTCATACGTTTTCGAAGAGAAGCCAGTGAGAGTTCAGTCAGTGTTACGCGGTCGCACGACCGGGCGAACTCGTCGTCGGCGGACAGATAGTCAAATCTTTTATCGGATTGGTGCGTAACTACCTACGAGTATGTTTGCCTCCCTCCCGCTCGGTACGCAGTTCACCCTCCTCGTCGCGGTCCCGAGCATCGCGGCCATGCTCGTGGGAAAGCGACTCTTCCTGCCCGACGAGCGTTTCCGGACCCTCTTCGTGGAGTTTTTGAAGACCGACTGGAAGTACCTCGGTGCCGCGTGGGTCGTCACGGAAATCGTGAACACGCTGGCGCTCCACTTCCACGTCGCCAGAACGTTCACCGGCGCGATTTACGCCGTCGAGGGCGCGACCGTCGCGGCGTTTCAGGCGGTCACGGTCGTTCCGCTCACCGTGTTAGCCACCGGCGTCTACCTCGTCGGCTTTCCGTTCGTCGTGCTGTTCACCTACTTCAAACTGAAGGCCCACGACGAGGAGGAGGCACAGCGCTACGCACTGGCGTACATCATCGTGGTCGTCTGCGCCGTGCCCTTCTTTCTCCTGTTCCCGGTGAAGGTGTCGTCGCTGTACCTCTCGACGGTCGAACCGCTGATGTACGAACTCAGTCCGGCCATCCAGTACGGCATCTTCTCGACGGATACCCTCGTGAAGGCGTTTCCGAGTCTCCACACCGGTCTGTCGGTGCTGGCGGCGCTCTACGCCCAGAAATCCGACACCCGGTACGCCTACACCGCGGCGACCCTCGCTGTCGCCATCGTCTTCTCGACGCTGTATCTGGGAGTCCACTGGGTGACGGACGCGGTGTTCGCGGTCGTACTGGTGTGGGTCGCCTACCGACTCTCCCAACGGGTCAGCGACCCTCGGTGGTCGGTGGTCTCCCGCGAATTCGTGTCGGGAATCCGGCGATACGCGTGGCCCTGAGCAGGGTCGCGGTTCTTCGGCACACTCTGCCGTGGACTTTTCACGAATGATAATTTTCAGAGGCGTTAAGTCGCGGGGATTCCCTCCAAAGGAACATGGAAACTGCAGCACCCGACGGCCGGCTGGCCGAACAAATCGACGGTGACGCTCTTCTCGCTGACCTCGACATCGACGACGACGAAGTTAGCTGGCGCAAGGAGTTCACCGGATTCGACGACGACGACGCCGAACGGCTTTCCGATATGTCGGGTCTCTTCGAGTCTATCGCCGACGAAGCGGTCGAGGAGTTCTACGACCATCTGACCGACTACGACCAGACGAGCGAAGTCCTCGAACGTTCGACCCGGAGCGTCGAACAACTCAAGGAGACGCAGGCGGAGTACCTCGTATCGCTAGGCGAGGGCGAGTACGACCGGGACTACTTCGCCGACCGCGCGCGCATCGGCAAGGTTCACGACATGCTCAACATGCCGATGAAACACTATCTGGGGGCCTACGCGCTCTATTTCAATTTCCTCGTTCCCCAAATCGGCGACCGAGTTATCGACCGCGCGGTCGAACGCGTGGACGACGAGGCGGCCGAAGTCGTCCGCGAGGAGTTCTCCCGCGGTATC
It contains:
- a CDS encoding SDR family NAD(P)-dependent oxidoreductase encodes the protein MTDHTDRFSVGGRTAVVTGASSGIGRAIAEEFAADGANVVVCSREQENVDPVAETIREQTEERGGDALAVECDVTDREAVEALVEATVEKFGSLDVLVNNAGASFMANFEDISPNGWQKILDINLGGTYNCTQAAEQHLKDGGGSVINVASVAGQQGAPYMSHYGAAKAAVVNLTSTLAFEWAGDGVRVNCIAPGFVATPGLASQMGISADDVDREEVERRVGVSEEIADVARFLASDAASFVVGETIAAAGVPDVMESPDV
- a CDS encoding phosphatase PAP2 family protein; amino-acid sequence: MFASLPLGTQFTLLVAVPSIAAMLVGKRLFLPDERFRTLFVEFLKTDWKYLGAAWVVTEIVNTLALHFHVARTFTGAIYAVEGATVAAFQAVTVVPLTVLATGVYLVGFPFVVLFTYFKLKAHDEEEAQRYALAYIIVVVCAVPFFLLFPVKVSSLYLSTVEPLMYELSPAIQYGIFSTDTLVKAFPSLHTGLSVLAALYAQKSDTRYAYTAATLAVAIVFSTLYLGVHWVTDAVFAVVLVWVAYRLSQRVSDPRWSVVSREFVSGIRRYAWP
- a CDS encoding RNA methyltransferase, which encodes MNPPAVAVVEPKTPGNVGTIARAMKNFGMHDLKLVNPPEFGRDSEAYGFAGQAREDILPNYDDVSFDHLVENYHTVGLTATTNEDARKHRRFPFTTADELADDLRDVEADTCLVFGREDNGLTNDEMARVDQVCSIPASADYSSLNLGQAATVTLYELRELTLEETQLPDVERERADEAEIEGFYDHFGEFLDAIDHPEEKRAKTLRLARRLLGRAHPTGREVRTLRGVLRRAIYHADDER